The segment AGCTGACCGGGCCGGAGGGCGTTGGCGGTTTCGAGCCGCCGAATGAAGGAGGGCGTGGTCTCGTCTCGGTAGGGATGGACGGGTCTGGGTAGTGGCCGGGGTGTCATCGTGCGGACGGGGTGGTCGTGGCGGGTCGGGGTGCGAGGGATTCGGCTGCGTGGTCGATGCTGGTCTCGTTGAGTAGTTCGCGGTTGATCTTCTCGGTGCCGGTGAGGATGGCCATGATGGCGGCTTGGCGGATCAGGTGGGAGAGGCTGCTGATGCTGCCGCCGGTGCGGTAGTGCAGATGCTGGGCTTGGGCGGTGAGGGTGCCGGGTTCGTGGTGGTGCAGGCGCAGGCCGTTTTCGAGGGTGGCGACCAGAGCCTGCCATTCATCGGTGAACGGGAACGGGCCGGTGGTCTTGAGAACTGAGCGGGCGGAAATCTGCCGTCCGCGGAGACCGGTGAACAGTCCGGAGTTTTCGACGTTGATGCCGGCGTAGACGAAGGTGGCAGGCATGTGCTCGGTGAAGTATTTGAGGTGGTCGGACATGTCTTCGCCGGCGCTGGTGGCCAGGTTCAGGTTGTGGATCTCGTCCACGATCACGAGATCTGTCTTGGCGTCTGTGAGGACTTGGCAGACGGCGTCGGCGATGTCGGTGACGTTCTGGCGTGGGCGTTGAGGCAGTCCGAGGAAGTTGGCGAATTCGCTCGCCAGTTTCCGCGGGGAGCCTTTCGGCGGGGTGGTGATGTAGACGACGGGGATGCGGTCCTGTCTGGGGTATTTGCGCCGGATGAGCAGTTCGTGGGTTTTGCCGAGGAGTTTGATGGCCGTGGTTTTGCCGGAGGCCCAGGGGCCGGAGACGACCAGTCCGCGGCGGGCGCTGATCTCGCGTTGGTTGAGCATCATCAACAGGCGGCCCTGGTTGGTGATGGAGCGCACGGTTGAGGTTTCCACGATGACCAGTTCGGAGTGGTAGCTGATGCGCTGCTCGTCGTAGCGTTCACGCTGGGAGGAGCTCATGGCCGCCAGAGTTGCGGGATCGAGCGGGTCGATCGTGGGCGCGACGGAGGTAACGAAGCTCCGCCATCCCTGCAGTGTGGTGGTCGGCGCCCGACTGGTGCTTGGGAGTTCTGCTGCTTCTACCACCATTCGTCGGCCCTTTCCTGAGGGTTATAGATTCTCAGCGGAATGATCTTGGCCAGCTTTTCGGGCTGGTCCGACTGTTCGTCCCGCGCCTTGGAGGGCTCTGTTTCAAGACCGGGACCCGTGCCGGTGCGGGATTGTGTGGCCTCTGGGGAGGGCAGGGGTCGAGACGGCGCTTCGCCTGCCCTGCTCCGGGCGATGACGCGGTGCACTTTCTTGGCTGTTTTGTGGGACTTCGGGGCTGCGGGAGATGCGCGGTCAAGAAGATTGTCGACGGCGGCTTTGATCGTTGCCTCGGACGGACTATCCGTCCCGCGCCCGGCAACCATTT is part of the Arthrobacter ramosus genome and harbors:
- a CDS encoding TniB family NTP-binding protein, encoding MVVEAAELPSTSRAPTTTLQGWRSFVTSVAPTIDPLDPATLAAMSSSQRERYDEQRISYHSELVIVETSTVRSITNQGRLLMMLNQREISARRGLVVSGPWASGKTTAIKLLGKTHELLIRRKYPRQDRIPVVYITTPPKGSPRKLASEFANFLGLPQRPRQNVTDIADAVCQVLTDAKTDLVIVDEIHNLNLATSAGEDMSDHLKYFTEHMPATFVYAGINVENSGLFTGLRGRQISARSVLKTTGPFPFTDEWQALVATLENGLRLHHHEPGTLTAQAQHLHYRTGGSISSLSHLIRQAAIMAILTGTEKINRELLNETSIDHAAESLAPRPATTTPSAR